From the Deltaproteobacteria bacterium genome, the window GATACCATGGCTCCAAAGTTCATCCAGTACTGCTTCATCTAAGATAGCGCCGTATGTTCGTACCACATTGATACCGGCATCCTGCATCAGCTGCGCATCCGCCTCCACGGCACTGGCGAAGTGATTGCTCGGTCCTTGTCCTACGGGAATTGGAGACCACGCAACGCCTTTCATATGAAGGGGTGAAGTACCCACGCGGATTTGACGACCCACGATATTGACGGCAGGTGACCGCCCGGGCTGTGCTGAGCAGATATCGTTGGGGTTGCTGCCATTGCCATTGTCGCCTGGAGCATCTGGGCTACAGCTTCCAAAGGCAACCACGGGTAAGACTGCGTGGGTGTCGGGCATGGTGAATACCCGGTTGGTGAATCCGCCGGTTGTGAGGCCACATTCCGCAGGGACTTCTTCCCAAGAACCGCTTCCGTCGTAGCCTTGAATGAATCTGTATTCGATGGTGGTTCCTGGCTCGAGTTCCATCGATCCGATGTAGATACCATCGCTGTCTGAATCGTTGAGTTGAACCATTCCGGCCGCGTTCCAGCCATCCACACTGTTTCCAACCGTGACACCGCCGGAGTAGGTGGAGCCCATATTTACCTGGAAAGTAAGACGAGGCGTGGTGGTGGAGGGCTCAGAAGTGCAACTCTCACAGGTGCCGTAGACGTCGCTCGTCGCGACAGCCGAGCTTGCAGATAAAGTGACGCTCCGGTTGGCATATTCAAAATAGTCGGTCACGGGAGCGCAGCTTGCGCCATCGACCATCTCATCTACCAGGTCTTCTTGAGCCGCCCAATTGTCGACATTGTATTTGTATTCGAGCGCCGTTTCATTTTCGAAGGTGTAACTGGCTGTCCAAATTCCATCACCGTCATCATCATTGAGTGCATAGCAGTCACCGCACCAGTCGGCGAAGGGACCTGTGACGTACACAACCGAAAAGCTGGCCAGCTCCGAGCAGTTCATGTTGACTGAAAAATCGACTTGGTAACTCCCGCTGTTGGTGGGGTCTGATGCATCGCTTGGATCTGAAGTATCCGCTGCATCTGCTGGGTCGTCTTGTGCGGGTTCACTTGAGTCGGTTGCATCACTTGCATCCGATACGTCCGTAGAGTCAGTCGGGTCGGAACTGTCGGCCGCGTCTGCCGGGTCGTCTTGTGCGGGTTCACTTGAGTCGGTTGCATCAGTTGTATCGGCAGCATCGGTAGAGTCTGTCGTGTCGGAGCTGTCGGCTTCATCTGCCGGGTCGTCTTGGCTTGTGTCGCTTGTATCTGTAGGTGAGGTGCCTGGGAGCGGTTCGTCGGTTCCACATCCAACTTGTGGCATAAGCAGCGTCAAAGCAGCGCAATACATAATACTTTGTAGATACTTCACAGGCATAATCGGTCCTTCATTTACTTCGAGAATGGGGCTTAACCATGACAATAAAAAAGTAAAAAAACAAGCTGTCATCGAACACTTAAACGGCCTTCAATCACGGAGTTTTTTTAAGTGATTCTCAAAAAGGGACTCGTTCAGGAAGTGATGTGAAGTGGATTGAATATGGCAATCAGTTTTCGAGCGTTAGAGCCGTTTGAAATCAAGGCCAAGTGTCTTAGTTGCGCGGCAAAATCTCGGCGCAATGGACCGGCTATGAGCACAACGGGATTCTTCCACGAGCATCTTCATCAAAGCCAACCCCGGATTTTACAAGAAATGCACCTTCTATAGTCAACTTTTCTAGAAATTGCGTAACAATTACAGGCTCTTAACTTTAACTGAGCGGCGCCGTCTAATACCTTTAACGTTGACAATGAGAATAGTTCTCATTATTATGTTGTTGATGACAAAACGGGATTGGCCCAAGGGAGAATACTGTGAAAATTGGGATTATTTATGGGGCCAATAAGGCCCACGCTGATGAAATTGGCGAGCTAATCCGTGGTGGTTTGAACCTAGAGCATGGTGCCATCCGAGACATTTCCACAATCTCCTCCGAAGATGACCTCGGCTCTTACGACCTGGTCATCGCGGGTTTGGCCATCCTCGTGAAAAGCGAAATTAAAGACGAACTTCAACGCATGCTCCTCGAATGCGCTTGAATAAGATGACGGTGAAAACATGAAGACAGGACTATTTTTCGGTACTTGCACAGGCAACACAGAAGAGTTGGCTGAAGTAATCCAAGACCAGCTCAATATTGATGAATCAGATGTACATGACGTAGCCCAAGCATCGGTGAATGATTTAATGGCCTATGAGTTTCTTATTGTGGGAATTCCAACTTGGCATATCGGAGAGCTTCAGGATGATTGGTATTGCCTTTATGAGGACCTCGAGAAGGTAGACCTCAGTGGTAAGAAGATCGCTCTCTTTGGTCTCGGAGATCAATACGGTTACGGCGATACGTTTCTAGATGGGATGGGTATTCTCTACAAGAAGATGGTGGAGCGGGGGGCCGAAGGCAACATCGGGTTTTGGCCCACTGAAGGCTATGAGTTTGACGCTTCTGAAGCCATTGTTGACGGCCAGTTTTGTGGCCTAGCAATCGACCAAGATTGTCAGTCTGAACTTACCGATGAGCGCCTCGAAAAGTGGTGCGATATTCTCAAACTACAGCTTCAAAAAATAGCTGCCTGAAAAGAGTACGAAGATGCACAAGCATAATAATAAGAGTTCTCGCGTCGTTCACGCCAGTGGTTACTTCAGTGTGCAAAGCTGCAAGTGCGGCAGCGTGATTGTAGAGATGGGCAATATGTCTTACCGGCTAACAGACGAGGGCTTCGTTGAGTTTGCCCGCACCGTGGGTGCCGCATTCGAAAAAATTACCGGGCAGAAAGCTGACATGCTCGGTGTAGAGATGGCAACTGCGAATACGCGTGACTGGGATGAGCCGGCCAGCGATGGTGCGGAAGAAGTTTTAAACTAACCTCCTGCATTTGATTCTAGCGAGCCCTGAGGAATTCTCTCTCTAGGGATCACCTTGTACCGATAATGTGTAACTCGAACAGACGTTGGCTGAATAGGTTTTCACCTGAATGTACATCCATTCTTCATCTCCCGAGCCCCAGCTGTCTCCCCAGCTAAAGGTTACAGAATCAGAGCTTGAACCACTGGCCGATGAACTCTGGCTACTTCCGGAGCAACTGCCCTTATGGACAGTTAGGTCGTAGTCTGTTCCCGCGGCAGGGGTTAGGGTGATTCGAACACGCATATCGTAAATCAGGCTTGAGTCTTCATCCACATAGACTCGGTACCAGCGCTCGCCAGTTCCACTGACCGTGATGGTGCTGCCGTTGATATCACCATTTACAGAGCCTAGGTTGGTCACACTGCCGCTGCACCCTGGATTGGTGTCGAGATTAAACTCGCAACCATCTCCGGTTACATTGTTAGCATTACAGTACTTGTTGGAGCAGGCCGTAAGTTCACATACGCCGGATCCACAGCTTTCCGTGGCATTGTTAAGGGCGCAGCTTACATTGCAACCACCGCAGTTGCTGAGTGAGTTGAGCGGCGTTTCACAGCCGTTGTTCACATTGCTATCGCAGTTGTCATATCCAGAGGCACAGCTTGGCGCGCATGTTCCACTGGAGCAGACCATAGATCCGTGGTCGTTGGTACACGTATTTTCGCAAGTACCGCAGTTGGATGTGTCGTCAAAGATATCAGTCTCACAGCCGTCCGCGTCGTTGTTGTTGCAATCGTCGTATCCGGAATCACAGATGGTGAGAACGCAGCTTCCGCCGGCGCAGCTTTCAGCGCCGTTGGCTAAGCTACACACGTCACC encodes:
- a CDS encoding flavodoxin, whose product is MKTGLFFGTCTGNTEELAEVIQDQLNIDESDVHDVAQASVNDLMAYEFLIVGIPTWHIGELQDDWYCLYEDLEKVDLSGKKIALFGLGDQYGYGDTFLDGMGILYKKMVERGAEGNIGFWPTEGYEFDASEAIVDGQFCGLAIDQDCQSELTDERLEKWCDILKLQLQKIAA